The following coding sequences are from one Paenibacillus stellifer window:
- the glgP gene encoding alpha-glucan family phosphorylase — MSDKKLPTVAYFSMEYGLDSDFKMYAGGLGILAGDYIKGAKDIDAPIVPIGLKWKQGYTDQKIGDDGRPYDSYYNYVYDFLEDTGVSVTVKVRETNVICKVWKCDQFGNNPLYLLDTDIPENGDAWITGQLYGWFGEERIAQEIVLGIGGVRAMRALGIEIDVYHFNEGHAALAATELIREKMCGGSSFEEAWKATREEVVFTTHTPIKEGNEEHPLGRLEYMGAYNGLTRDQMERIGGSPFNMTVAGLRLARISNGVAKLHGETSNLMWKEVAGRSPIIAITNAIHTPTWVDERITAAYEQNGDLWATHMEIKRELLSFIEKRTSISLNPDNLLIGFSRRAAPYKRSDLIFSRPDLIEPYLEDGKVQIVFSGKAHPLDDTGKKIVTNLVSMMKKYPKSVVFLENYDMTIGAKLTRGSDIWLNNPRRPLEASGTSGMKAAMNGVLNCSILDGWWPEACIDGENGWQIGDGFQTKDFEELDRHDSEALYDTLLNRVLPVYYDNRSKWVEMMRKSIETTRTEFATKRMLEEYYDLMYIKG, encoded by the coding sequence GTGAGCGACAAGAAACTGCCGACAGTAGCGTATTTCAGTATGGAGTATGGTCTGGATTCCGATTTTAAGATGTATGCCGGAGGACTTGGTATTCTGGCGGGAGATTACATTAAAGGGGCCAAGGACATTGACGCGCCGATCGTCCCGATTGGCCTGAAATGGAAGCAAGGTTACACGGATCAGAAGATTGGAGACGACGGCAGGCCTTACGACTCTTACTACAACTACGTTTACGATTTTCTGGAAGATACGGGTGTAAGCGTTACCGTCAAAGTGCGTGAGACCAACGTAATCTGTAAAGTCTGGAAATGCGACCAGTTCGGCAACAACCCGCTTTATCTGCTTGACACTGATATTCCAGAGAACGGAGATGCGTGGATCACGGGACAGCTCTATGGCTGGTTCGGCGAGGAGCGTATCGCGCAGGAAATCGTGCTCGGCATTGGCGGCGTCAGAGCGATGCGCGCCCTCGGCATTGAGATCGATGTGTATCATTTCAACGAAGGCCATGCGGCGCTTGCGGCAACGGAGCTGATCCGCGAGAAGATGTGCGGAGGCAGCAGCTTCGAGGAAGCCTGGAAGGCTACCCGGGAAGAGGTCGTCTTCACCACTCATACCCCGATCAAAGAAGGGAATGAGGAGCATCCGCTGGGCCGCCTGGAATACATGGGAGCCTACAACGGCCTTACCCGTGACCAGATGGAGCGGATAGGCGGAAGCCCGTTCAATATGACGGTTGCCGGCCTGCGGCTTGCCCGTATTTCCAACGGCGTGGCCAAGCTGCATGGAGAGACTTCCAACCTGATGTGGAAGGAAGTTGCTGGCAGATCGCCCATCATTGCCATTACTAACGCCATTCATACGCCTACGTGGGTAGACGAGCGCATCACAGCCGCTTATGAACAGAACGGCGATCTATGGGCCACTCATATGGAGATCAAGCGGGAGCTCCTGTCCTTTATTGAGAAGCGTACTAGCATAAGCTTGAATCCGGACAACCTGCTGATCGGTTTCTCCCGTCGTGCGGCGCCTTATAAGCGCAGTGATTTGATTTTTTCACGTCCGGACCTTATCGAGCCTTACCTGGAGGATGGCAAAGTCCAGATCGTCTTCTCCGGCAAAGCCCATCCTTTGGACGATACCGGCAAAAAAATCGTTACCAACCTGGTGTCCATGATGAAAAAGTATCCTAAGAGCGTCGTATTCCTGGAGAACTACGATATGACGATCGGGGCGAAGCTGACCCGGGGCTCGGACATCTGGCTGAACAACCCGCGCAGACCGCTGGAAGCCAGCGGCACCTCCGGCATGAAAGCAGCCATGAACGGCGTTCTCAACTGCTCCATTCTGGACGGCTGGTGGCCGGAAGCGTGCATTGACGGCGAGAACGGCTGGCAGATCGGGGACGGCTTCCAAACGAAGGACTTCGAGGAGCTGGACCGCCATGACAGTGAGGCCTTGTACGACACTCTGCTGAATCGCGTTCTTCCCGTCTACTACGATAATCGGAGCAAGTGGGTAGAGATGATGCGCAAGAGCATTGAGACGACACGCACGGAATTCGCCACCAAGCGGATGCTGGAAGAATACTACGACCTGATGTACATCAAGGGCTAA
- the rbsK gene encoding ribokinase translates to MGILVIGSLNMDMVVRTDRAPQAGETLMGRSFSLSPGGKGANQAVAAARLGGDVTMAGTVGDDAFGRELRDIMEREGIHTEFLRTSASSPTGVASIVVEESGENRILIVPGANLELSAEDLKGMEELIAGADMLVLQLESDYNMTVKAAGLAHKHGVPVILNPAPAKEIGPEILPYITYLTPNETEVALMAGMPVQNPSDAEKAARILLGKGARHVIVTLGSKGALIVTEEGAEVIAGYPAKVVDTVAAGDSFNGALAVQLAKGLSLREAVGFANAVGALTVGREGAIPSLPDREETERFLRERAKA, encoded by the coding sequence ATGGGCATTCTGGTAATCGGCAGCTTGAATATGGATATGGTGGTACGGACAGACAGGGCTCCACAGGCGGGAGAGACGCTGATGGGCAGAAGCTTCTCTCTCAGCCCAGGCGGAAAGGGAGCCAATCAGGCGGTTGCAGCGGCAAGGCTGGGCGGTGACGTCACGATGGCCGGCACGGTGGGAGACGACGCGTTTGGCCGCGAGCTTCGGGACATTATGGAACGGGAAGGCATACATACGGAATTTTTAAGGACTAGTGCAAGTTCGCCAACCGGCGTAGCTTCAATTGTTGTGGAGGAGAGCGGGGAGAACCGTATTCTCATCGTTCCGGGAGCTAATCTGGAGCTGTCCGCCGAAGATCTGAAGGGAATGGAAGAACTCATCGCGGGCGCGGATATGCTTGTGCTTCAGTTGGAGAGCGATTATAACATGACGGTGAAGGCTGCCGGCCTGGCTCATAAGCATGGCGTGCCGGTCATCCTGAATCCCGCTCCGGCCAAGGAGATCGGTCCCGAGATTCTGCCTTATATAACGTATCTGACGCCCAATGAAACCGAGGTTGCCCTGATGGCGGGCATGCCAGTACAGAACCCGTCAGACGCGGAGAAGGCCGCCCGGATTCTGCTCGGCAAAGGAGCCCGCCACGTCATCGTAACGCTAGGTTCCAAAGGCGCCCTTATCGTGACGGAAGAGGGGGCTGAAGTTATTGCGGGCTACCCGGCCAAGGTGGTGGATACGGTGGCGGCCGGGGATTCTTTTAATGGTGCGCTTGCGGTACAGCTGGCGAAGGGGCTCTCCCTGCGTGAAGCGGTCGGTTTCGCGAACGCTGTAGGGGCTTTGACCGTAGGCAGGGAGGGCGCCATTCCCTCTCTGCCTGACCGCGAGGAGACCGAGCGGTTTCTGCGCGAGCGGGCCAAAGCCTGA
- a CDS encoding LysR family transcriptional regulator, translated as MNLKHLQYFRVIAELEHITQAAARLSITQPSLSHAVSELERELGTTLFEKQGRNIRLTKYGKLFLEYVNRALEELDKGEKMMRELADPCGGRIDLAFTYALGSQFIPQIVQAFSEEEANRKIALSFHEGNAKHLLQGLKEDRFDLVFCTNEERDSEIEFIPLLEQELVLVTPLGHPLAEYDSVNLKETEAYPYISFSSRNGMRQVIDTLFDKARIKPRIACEIEDENAAAGLVSAGCGITILPRSAMLDHYKVKVLPITHPIYRRYICMAQVKNRYLSPAATQLRDFAVAKFGSIPEPEAFMQL; from the coding sequence TTGAATTTGAAGCATCTTCAATACTTCCGCGTCATCGCCGAATTGGAACATATTACCCAGGCGGCAGCCCGGTTATCCATCACTCAACCCAGCCTCAGCCATGCCGTTTCCGAATTGGAACGGGAGCTGGGCACCACTCTCTTCGAGAAGCAGGGACGCAATATCCGTCTGACCAAATACGGAAAGCTGTTCCTGGAATATGTGAACCGTGCTCTGGAAGAGCTGGATAAGGGCGAGAAAATGATGCGCGAGCTTGCCGACCCCTGTGGCGGAAGAATTGATCTGGCCTTCACTTATGCGCTAGGAAGCCAATTTATTCCCCAGATTGTCCAAGCCTTCTCCGAAGAGGAGGCTAACCGGAAAATTGCGCTCTCCTTTCACGAAGGAAATGCCAAACATCTGCTTCAGGGTTTGAAGGAGGACCGGTTCGATCTCGTATTCTGCACCAATGAGGAGCGCGATTCCGAGATTGAGTTCATTCCGCTGCTGGAGCAAGAGCTGGTGCTGGTTACACCGCTTGGACACCCGCTGGCTGAATACGATAGCGTTAACCTCAAAGAAACCGAGGCTTATCCCTATATCTCGTTCAGTTCCCGGAACGGCATGCGCCAGGTGATCGACACCCTGTTCGATAAGGCCCGCATCAAACCGAGAATCGCCTGTGAAATCGAGGATGAGAATGCGGCCGCCGGACTCGTCTCGGCAGGCTGCGGCATCACGATCCTCCCCCGCAGTGCCATGCTGGATCACTATAAGGTCAAGGTCTTGCCCATCACCCATCCGATCTACCGCCGGTATATCTGCATGGCCCAGGTCAAGAACCGCTATCTGTCCCCGGCTGCCACCCAGCTTCGGGATTTCGCCGTCGCGAAATTCGGAAGCATTCCGGAGCCGGAGGCGTTCATGCAGCTTTAG
- the aroD gene encoding type I 3-dehydroquinate dehydratase, with protein sequence MAGTVIVKDVVIGEGMPKICVPLVGATAEELVREAEELLTLGADVAEWRIDFFEEAENLEAVLSALGGIREAIPGIPLIFTFRSAREGGEREISNEYYAKLNRAAAESGMVDLIDVELFAGDDIVAPLIEWAHEHGVRVVVSNHDFHKTPSKEEIVARLRKMQELGGDLPKIAVMPLHAGDVLTLLDATRIMNEQFADRPIITMSMAGKGMISRLAGELFGSALTFGSAKKASAPGQLPVAELRGLLELMHQNL encoded by the coding sequence ATGGCCGGCACGGTAATAGTGAAGGATGTTGTCATAGGAGAAGGAATGCCCAAAATATGCGTCCCGCTGGTCGGGGCGACGGCCGAAGAATTGGTGCGGGAAGCGGAAGAGCTGCTGACGCTGGGAGCGGATGTGGCGGAGTGGAGGATCGATTTCTTTGAGGAAGCCGAGAATCTGGAGGCCGTCCTGTCTGCGCTTGGCGGCATACGGGAAGCGATTCCCGGTATTCCGCTGATTTTTACGTTTCGAAGCGCCCGGGAGGGCGGCGAACGGGAGATTTCCAATGAGTATTACGCCAAGCTGAACCGGGCCGCCGCCGAGAGCGGCATGGTTGATCTGATAGATGTGGAGCTCTTCGCCGGAGACGACATTGTGGCGCCGTTGATTGAATGGGCGCATGAGCACGGTGTCCGAGTCGTGGTCTCCAATCATGATTTTCACAAGACGCCGTCCAAGGAGGAGATCGTTGCGCGTCTCCGGAAAATGCAGGAGCTTGGCGGCGATCTGCCGAAAATCGCAGTGATGCCGCTTCATGCCGGCGATGTGCTGACTCTCCTTGATGCGACGCGCATCATGAATGAACAGTTCGCGGACCGGCCGATTATTACGATGTCGATGGCCGGAAAGGGGATGATCAGCCGGCTGGCCGGCGAGCTGTTCGGCTCCGCGCTTACCTTCGGTTCGGCGAAGAAGGCGTCCGCGCCGGGACAACTGCCGGTGGCTGAGCTCCGGGGGCTGCTGGAGCTGATGCACCAGAATTTGTAG
- a CDS encoding carboxymuconolactone decarboxylase family protein, which yields MDKQRYERGWEKLMEIDGEGGQRVIESLKEIAPDLGSYVVEFAFGDIYSRGGLDLKSRQLITIASLLTQGGCEPQLTVHLNAALNVGLTPAEIVEGIMHCVPYTGFPRVLNAVLTAKAVFQERGVTGPGAASRE from the coding sequence ATGGACAAACAACGTTATGAGCGGGGCTGGGAGAAACTGATGGAAATCGACGGGGAAGGCGGGCAGCGGGTTATCGAATCGCTCAAGGAAATCGCCCCCGATCTCGGAAGCTATGTCGTGGAGTTCGCCTTCGGCGACATTTACTCACGCGGCGGTCTGGATTTGAAATCCCGCCAGTTGATTACCATCGCGTCCCTGCTGACACAGGGAGGCTGCGAGCCGCAGCTCACCGTGCATCTGAATGCCGCGCTGAATGTCGGCTTAACCCCTGCCGAAATTGTTGAAGGCATTATGCACTGCGTGCCTTATACGGGCTTCCCCCGGGTACTGAACGCTGTGCTGACCGCCAAAGCCGTCTTTCAGGAGCGCGGAGTAACCGGGCCGGGAGCAGCAAGCCGGGAGTGA
- a CDS encoding MerR family transcriptional regulator, producing the protein MNKTLNIREMSELTGLTAHTLRYYEKAGLLAPVSRDGQGYRSYTERDVEWVRFLRLLRDMDMPIQEMKRYSDLRSAGDSTVTERRLMLEEHQERVRRQLERLKEDMEKVEDKIRLYKQMEERVEAGHAE; encoded by the coding sequence ATGAACAAGACACTGAATATTCGGGAGATGTCGGAGCTCACGGGACTCACCGCCCATACTCTGAGGTATTACGAGAAGGCCGGGTTGCTTGCCCCGGTCTCCAGGGATGGCCAGGGCTACCGCAGCTATACGGAGCGCGATGTGGAATGGGTACGGTTTCTGAGACTGCTGCGGGATATGGATATGCCGATTCAGGAGATGAAGCGTTATTCCGATCTGCGCAGCGCGGGAGATTCGACCGTGACGGAACGCCGGTTAATGCTGGAGGAACACCAGGAGAGGGTAAGGCGGCAGCTGGAGAGACTGAAGGAGGACATGGAGAAGGTAGAGGATAAGATCCGGTTGTACAAACAAATGGAGGAGAGGGTGGAGGCGGGTCACGCGGAGTAA
- a CDS encoding MerR family transcriptional regulator, with translation MYIGCAREVPVTEYTVQKLARLAGISARTLRYYDEFGILKPARLSSSGYRIYGPAEVDLLQQILFYRELGLGLEDIKAIVTSPSFDAAAALQEHHSRLLERRTQLDHLIRNVEMTLAEREGRISMSDSEKFEGFKQDMIKENEQKYGKEARAKYGDEAVNRSNAAFAKLTKEEFETLQKVEEDMFAALAEGMAEGDPAGPAAQRAAGLHRQWLTAHWGQYSPEAHAGVATMYVDDERFTAYYDKRGPGIARFLRDAVLVYTAAQGK, from the coding sequence GTGTACATTGGTTGTGCGAGGGAGGTGCCCGTCACGGAATACACAGTGCAAAAGCTCGCCAGGCTGGCGGGAATCAGCGCGCGCACGCTGCGATATTACGATGAATTCGGCATATTGAAGCCGGCGAGGCTGAGCTCCTCCGGCTACCGGATTTACGGCCCGGCCGAGGTGGATCTGCTGCAGCAGATTTTGTTCTACCGGGAGCTCGGGCTCGGGCTGGAGGACATCAAAGCTATCGTCACTTCTCCCTCGTTCGACGCCGCAGCCGCACTGCAGGAGCATCACAGCCGGCTGCTGGAGAGAAGAACGCAGCTCGACCATCTGATCCGCAATGTGGAGATGACGCTGGCCGAGCGGGAAGGAAGGATATCGATGAGCGACAGCGAGAAATTCGAAGGGTTCAAGCAGGACATGATCAAGGAGAACGAGCAGAAATACGGCAAGGAGGCCCGCGCCAAGTACGGCGACGAAGCCGTCAACCGGTCGAACGCGGCCTTCGCCAAGCTGACCAAGGAAGAATTCGAAACCCTGCAGAAGGTAGAGGAGGATATGTTCGCCGCCCTTGCCGAAGGCATGGCGGAGGGCGATCCCGCCGGACCGGCCGCGCAGCGGGCCGCCGGGCTGCACCGCCAGTGGCTGACCGCCCACTGGGGACAGTACTCGCCGGAGGCCCATGCCGGAGTCGCCACAATGTATGTGGACGACGAGCGCTTCACGGCCTACTACGACAAGCGGGGACCGGGAATCGCCCGGTTCCTCCGCGACGCCGTGCTGGTCTACACGGCCGCCCAGGGCAAGTAG
- a CDS encoding 3'-5' exonuclease, with the protein MDYIILDIEFNGRKFASEHPMEVIEIGAVRLDASLRQVDEFTSLIKPVYFSTLNSFIKKKTGIPQEEIDIAPRFPKVISAFRRWLDQSQDGVLLLTWGGEDMKRIIQDTRMHKLDDTYWMTTPYYDLLKGLLRAKGLKNDISVEGALQLLELEPAGSAHRALGDARMTSEIFRALFEELDLDQVKYYEDTFSNARERKTVKIAIKAMRGQKITPTWDLVREHYFDGKVPLDDPRKAEELERYFETEIAKSPAPAVHTERPLRTNQPVRNE; encoded by the coding sequence GTGGATTATATCATTCTGGATATTGAATTTAACGGCCGCAAGTTCGCAAGCGAGCATCCCATGGAGGTTATCGAAATCGGCGCTGTGCGCCTGGATGCCTCCCTTCGTCAGGTTGACGAGTTCACCTCGCTGATCAAGCCGGTCTATTTCTCCACCTTAAACTCCTTTATTAAGAAGAAGACGGGCATTCCCCAGGAAGAAATCGATATTGCTCCCCGCTTCCCCAAAGTGATATCCGCTTTCCGGCGCTGGCTGGACCAGAGCCAGGACGGCGTGCTGCTGCTGACCTGGGGCGGAGAGGACATGAAGCGTATCATTCAGGATACCCGCATGCACAAGCTCGACGATACCTACTGGATGACCACGCCTTATTACGATCTGCTGAAGGGCCTTCTCCGGGCAAAAGGTCTCAAAAACGACATCAGCGTCGAAGGAGCACTGCAGCTGCTGGAGCTTGAACCCGCAGGTTCCGCCCACCGTGCGCTTGGCGACGCCCGCATGACATCCGAGATCTTCCGTGCGCTGTTCGAAGAGCTTGATCTGGACCAGGTAAAATATTACGAGGATACGTTCTCGAACGCACGGGAGCGCAAGACAGTCAAAATCGCGATCAAAGCGATGCGGGGCCAAAAAATCACGCCGACCTGGGACCTCGTCAGGGAGCATTATTTTGACGGCAAAGTCCCGCTGGACGACCCGCGCAAAGCCGAGGAGCTGGAGCGCTATTTCGAAACGGAAATAGCCAAGTCCCCCGCTCCGGCCGTCCATACAGAGAGACCGCTCCGGACCAACCAGCCCGTTCGGAACGAATAG
- a CDS encoding CYTH domain-containing protein, whose amino-acid sequence MAMEIERKFLLPEFPQRLIDEGLLRVLSRQRIEQTYLAIDGPQELRVRKLADLNSGDVHYTHTFKNGLGVSREEVEYEISQGLYKQMIDAVHAVPLIKERITADMNGVIVEIDVYEQLKLTVIEVEFQSLEECQAFQAPDWFGEDVSVEKKYSNKIVWKELQKQDL is encoded by the coding sequence ATGGCAATGGAGATTGAACGCAAATTTCTGCTTCCGGAGTTCCCGCAGCGGCTCATTGATGAAGGACTTCTTCGGGTCCTGAGCCGTCAGCGCATCGAACAGACTTATCTGGCGATTGACGGGCCGCAGGAGCTGCGGGTTCGTAAGCTTGCGGACCTGAATTCGGGAGACGTACACTATACGCATACCTTCAAGAATGGGCTTGGCGTCAGCCGTGAGGAAGTGGAGTATGAAATTTCGCAGGGACTCTACAAGCAGATGATCGATGCGGTCCATGCGGTTCCGCTGATCAAGGAGCGGATTACCGCCGATATGAACGGTGTGATTGTGGAAATCGACGTCTACGAGCAGTTGAAGCTGACTGTCATCGAGGTGGAATTCCAGTCGTTGGAGGAATGCCAGGCTTTTCAGGCTCCCGATTGGTTCGGCGAGGATGTCAGCGTGGAGAAGAAATACAGCAACAAGATCGTCTGGAAAGAGCTGCAGAAGCAGGATCTGTAG
- the thrC gene encoding threonine synthase translates to MQYISTRGKVEPRGFIDTVLMGLADDGGLMVPDVIPSVSSATLEEWRNLSFQELFLKIFSYYTNGEIPDGDLKEMVERSYGTFRHPEVTPLKEINDSLYILELFHGPTFAFKDVALQFMGELYSYISRVRGEIIHILGATSGDTGAAAIAGVRGKEGIKICILHPHNKVSKVQELQMTTVDDANVLNLSVQGNFDDCQKVIKELFADLEFKSKYHLRAINSINFVRILAQTVYYFYAVLKLPQAAQGKTVNISVPSGNFGNIFSGYLAKKMGLPIGKLIIATNENNILERFVKTGEYKPGDFKSTHSPSMDIQVASNFERYLYYLTGEDSAAVNGYMSKLAGEGAIKVDGQLLEQVQTDFAALGVKNDECLNIIGKYKSEAGYLLDPHTACGVAAYEAHNGPGEVCITFATAHPAKFDEAISLLKIAQEFPPQIAGLAALPQHMTVVEHDKAEITRQLEEFYI, encoded by the coding sequence ATGCAATATATCAGTACAAGAGGCAAAGTGGAACCGAGAGGTTTTATCGATACGGTCCTGATGGGACTGGCGGATGACGGGGGACTCATGGTTCCGGATGTCATTCCGTCCGTATCTTCGGCGACGCTGGAGGAATGGCGGAACCTGAGCTTTCAGGAGCTGTTCCTGAAGATTTTCTCCTATTATACGAACGGGGAAATTCCGGACGGGGATCTCAAGGAAATGGTGGAGCGGAGCTATGGGACTTTCCGCCACCCCGAAGTGACGCCGCTTAAGGAGATCAACGACTCGCTGTATATTCTGGAGCTGTTCCACGGGCCGACATTTGCGTTCAAGGATGTGGCGCTGCAGTTCATGGGCGAACTGTATTCCTATATTTCGAGAGTCCGCGGTGAAATCATTCATATTCTCGGCGCAACTTCCGGCGATACGGGTGCGGCGGCAATCGCCGGCGTACGCGGCAAGGAAGGCATCAAGATCTGCATTCTGCATCCCCATAACAAGGTCAGCAAGGTGCAGGAGCTGCAGATGACGACCGTTGATGACGCCAATGTGCTGAATCTGTCGGTTCAGGGCAATTTCGACGACTGCCAGAAGGTGATCAAAGAACTGTTCGCCGATCTGGAGTTCAAGAGCAAATACCACCTGCGGGCGATCAATTCGATCAATTTTGTGCGGATTCTGGCCCAGACGGTCTATTATTTCTATGCTGTGCTGAAGCTGCCGCAAGCGGCGCAGGGCAAGACGGTGAACATCAGCGTGCCTTCCGGCAACTTCGGCAACATCTTCTCGGGCTATCTGGCGAAGAAAATGGGTCTGCCAATCGGCAAGCTGATTATCGCCACGAACGAGAACAACATTCTGGAGCGCTTCGTCAAGACGGGAGAGTACAAGCCCGGAGATTTCAAAAGCACGCACAGCCCTTCGATGGACATCCAGGTTGCCAGCAACTTCGAGCGCTATCTGTATTATTTGACGGGCGAGGATTCCGCTGCCGTGAACGGCTATATGTCCAAGCTGGCGGGCGAGGGAGCCATTAAAGTGGACGGGCAGCTGCTGGAGCAGGTTCAGACCGATTTCGCCGCGCTTGGCGTGAAGAACGACGAATGCCTGAATATTATCGGCAAATATAAATCCGAGGCCGGCTACCTGCTTGATCCGCATACCGCCTGCGGCGTTGCTGCTTACGAAGCTCATAACGGCCCGGGGGAAGTCTGCATTACGTTCGCAACCGCCCATCCGGCCAAATTTGACGAAGCGATTTCCCTGCTCAAGATTGCGCAGGAATTCCCGCCGCAGATCGCCGGCCTTGCCGCGCTGCCGCAGCATATGACCGTAGTAGAGCACGACAAGGCGGAGATCACCCGCCAATTGGAAGAGTTCTACATATAA
- a CDS encoding Gfo/Idh/MocA family protein, producing the protein MTIRFGVIGTNWITDRFLESGLENEDFLLTAVYSRTEEKGRSFAAKYAGATVYTDLQQMAQSDEIDAVYIASPNSLHAEQAICLMTHGKHVLCEKPAASNSAEMKRMIETARRHDVLFMEAMKSTLVPNFRVIRDNLYKLGRIRRYFAGYCQYSSRYDAFLQGKVMNAFKPEFSNGALMDLGIYCLYPMVTLFGKPDTVKATGVLLSSGVDGEGSVIMRYDDMDAVVLYSKITESYLPAEIQGENGTMVIDKINHPYEVKIRYRDGIVEEITVPQVFESMYYEAQEFINLLKSGERESAVNSHANSLATAEVMEEARKQIGLKYAADQW; encoded by the coding sequence ATGACGATTCGTTTTGGCGTAATCGGAACCAACTGGATTACCGACCGTTTCCTGGAGTCGGGACTGGAGAATGAGGATTTTCTGCTGACTGCCGTGTATTCCCGCACCGAAGAGAAAGGCAGGTCATTCGCCGCCAAGTATGCCGGCGCCACCGTCTATACGGATCTGCAGCAAATGGCGCAAAGCGACGAGATTGATGCCGTCTATATCGCAAGCCCGAATTCCCTGCATGCCGAGCAGGCGATTTGCCTGATGACCCACGGCAAGCATGTGCTCTGCGAGAAGCCGGCAGCTTCCAACAGTGCCGAGATGAAGCGCATGATCGAAACGGCGCGCCGCCATGATGTGCTGTTCATGGAAGCGATGAAATCGACGCTTGTGCCGAACTTTCGGGTGATCCGCGACAACCTGTACAAGCTTGGGCGGATTCGCCGTTATTTTGCGGGATACTGTCAGTATTCCTCGCGGTATGACGCCTTTCTGCAAGGAAAGGTGATGAACGCCTTCAAGCCTGAGTTCTCGAATGGCGCTCTGATGGATCTCGGTATTTACTGTCTGTATCCCATGGTCACCCTGTTTGGCAAGCCGGATACGGTCAAGGCAACGGGAGTGCTGCTGTCCTCCGGCGTAGACGGCGAGGGCAGCGTGATTATGCGCTACGACGATATGGACGCTGTTGTGCTGTATTCGAAGATTACGGAATCCTATCTTCCCGCCGAAATTCAGGGGGAGAACGGAACGATGGTGATCGACAAGATCAATCATCCATATGAGGTGAAGATCCGTTACCGGGACGGCATTGTCGAAGAGATTACCGTTCCCCAGGTCTTTGAGTCCATGTATTATGAAGCCCAGGAGTTCATCAATCTGCTGAAATCGGGCGAACGGGAGAGCGCCGTCAATTCCCATGCCAATTCGCTGGCGACGGCGGAGGTCATGGAAGAGGCGCGCAAACAAATCGGACTGAAATACGCTGCGGATCAATGGTAA
- a CDS encoding radical SAM/SPASM domain-containing protein, with product MRTFKKIYIEITSVCNLACSFCPPTERAAKFMDRETFGTILDQIKPHTSHIYLHVKGEPLLHPRIHELLDTADAKGFKVNITTNGTLIRKAGPKIQGKPALRQMNFSLHSFDGHEGSEDREGYLRQIIEFAKEASSQGVYISFRLWNLTPDNLTNLLRSRNRATMSVLEDAFGLDYRIEEKIMPGSSIKIAERIFLHQDHEFQWPSMGAPEDDGKGFCHALRTQAAVLVDGTVVPCCLDGEGVIKLGNVHETPFSEIVEGERANNLVCGFSRREAVEDLCRRCGYRKRFG from the coding sequence TTGAGGACATTTAAGAAGATATACATCGAGATTACAAGCGTCTGCAATCTGGCATGCAGCTTCTGCCCGCCGACGGAACGAGCGGCCAAGTTCATGGACAGGGAGACATTCGGCACGATTCTGGATCAGATCAAGCCGCACACCTCCCATATTTATTTGCATGTAAAGGGCGAGCCTCTGCTGCATCCGAGAATCCACGAGCTGCTTGACACCGCCGATGCGAAAGGTTTCAAGGTCAACATTACGACCAACGGAACGCTGATCCGCAAGGCGGGACCCAAGATCCAGGGCAAGCCGGCGCTGCGCCAGATGAACTTCTCGCTGCATAGCTTTGACGGTCACGAAGGCTCAGAGGACCGCGAGGGCTATCTGCGGCAGATCATCGAATTTGCCAAGGAGGCCTCCTCGCAGGGCGTCTACATTTCCTTCCGGCTGTGGAATCTGACACCGGATAATCTGACGAACCTGCTGCGGAGCCGGAACCGGGCGACGATGTCCGTGCTGGAAGACGCGTTCGGCCTGGACTACCGGATCGAAGAGAAGATCATGCCCGGAAGCAGCATCAAGATCGCCGAGCGCATCTTTCTTCATCAGGACCACGAGTTTCAGTGGCCCAGCATGGGCGCGCCGGAAGATGACGGCAAAGGCTTCTGCCATGCGCTGCGAACCCAGGCCGCCGTGCTGGTCGACGGAACGGTGGTGCCCTGCTGTCTGGACGGAGAGGGTGTCATCAAGCTCGGCAACGTTCATGAGACCCCGTTCTCCGAAATCGTGGAGGGCGAGCGGGCGAACAATCTCGTATGCGGCTTCTCCCGGCGTGAGGCGGTCGAGGACCTGTGCCGCCGGTGCGGATACCGCAAACGGTTCGGCTAA